Part of the Deltaproteobacteria bacterium genome, TGCAGCCCTTCCAAGGAGTGTTCCGAGACTGGTGAGGGCGATGATAGACGATGCCGGAGTGCCGGGTGAACTCCTTGAGTGGCACGGCCACAACGACTTTCACAAGACAGTGATTAACGCCACCACGGCATGGCTTTATGGATGTGACGCTATAAATGGCACACTGCTGGGATTTGGCGAACGTACAGGCAATACTCCCATAGAGGCGGTATTGATAGAGCGCATAGCCCTGAGGGGAACCGATGATGGTATAGACACAAGGGCCATTACAGAGATGGCCAGGTATTTTGAGAGGGAGCTCGATGTGCACATTCCCAGGAACTATCCCCTGGTTGGTGAAAATTTCAACGCCACCAGTGCGGGCATACATGCAGACGGTCTGCTCAAGAACGAGGAAATTTACAACATATTTAACACCGAGAAGATACTTGGCAGGCCTGTAGCTGTCATTATTTCTGACAAGTCAGGCACAGCGGGCATTGCACACTGGATAAATGCACACCGGGAACTGGATGGCAGACAAAGGATCGATAAGCGTCACCCTGGAGTCGTGCAGATATACAAGCATGTCATGAGAGAGTATGAGCAGGGCAGGGTTACCTCCATGTCAAATGAAGAGATGCATATCCTTGCCAGAAAATACCTGCCGGAACTCTTTATCTCAGAGTTTGACAAGCTTAAGCACAAGGCCCATGAATTGGCCTTCCACCTGGTGGAGGAACTGATAGATCGTAAAGAGATACGATCCATGGATCCTGTTCTTGCAAGGCCTGTCTTTGAGCAGGTCCTCGACGATAATCCTTTTATCCAGTTCCTTTACGTGGTCAATGCAGACGGGCGCAAAATCACCCAGAACTTCACTCACTTGGAAGATAGGGCCAAATATGCAAACTACCAGTTGGATAGCGATTTCTCTGCCCGTCCCTGGTTTATAGAGCCAATAAAAGATGGAAATATCCATGTTACTGATTTTTATACATCCAGGATCACAGGCGCCCTCTGTATTACAGTATCAGGCCCGATCCGCAACGATGAAGATGAGATCGTCGGCATCCTGGGGATAGATCTCCGATTTGAAGACCTCGCAAAGATGGAGCAGGAATCCGAGGAATGAGAAGGGCTCTGTTCGGAAGAAGTGGGCCGGCCGTATCTCCATCGCCCTGATCTTCCCTGATGCCTATTCTGTGGGCATGTCCAATCTCGGCCTCCAGTCGGTCTATGCCGGGCTTAATGCCGAAAACCGGGTGGTGACCGAGCGGTTCTTTGTGCCGAATCGCCTCTGGCTTTCCGAGGAGTCCGGCAGACCCCTGAAGGACTTTGATCTCATACTCTTTTCAGTCAGTTTTGAGTCCAATTATCAAAACATGGTAAAGGCCTTGGAAGCAGCAGGGCTGTCTCTCAGGTCTGAAAATCGTCTGGATCAGGAACCGATTGTGCTGGCAGGTGGGATTGCTACCCAGATCAATCCCGAACCCGTGGCCCCTTTTGTGGACGCCTTTCTCCTTGGCGATTTCGAGGCCATTTCAGGGGCCTTTGTCTCATGCCTGCCTGAACTCACTGACCGAAGTCTTTCAAGAACTGAACGATTAAAACGGCTTGCGGACAATATTCCCGGGGTCTATGTCCCAAGTGCCTATAGGCCTCTCTACAATGCCTCAGGGGATCTGGTCGAGTGGGAATATGAGCGGGGCTTTTCTTTTCCTGTTGTTCCGGCTATCTTTTCCCCGGATTCCCAATTTCAAATTCCTCAGGTCCCGCACACCGGGATCCTCAGCCCGTATTCTGTTTTCCCCAATATGTTTTTAATAGAGTTTGCCAGAGGCTGCGGGAAAGGCTGCAGGTTCTGTGCCGCGGGATTTGTGTATCGGCCTCCGAGACAATGGCCCATTGAGAGCCTCAATGCAGCCCTCCAAGAATGTAAGGATACCGACCGGGTGGGGCTGGTCGGCCTCGAGTTTCTCGGAAGGGAGGAGATCGGACAGCTTTGCAGAAGGCTCCTGGATAAAGGGCTGAAGCTCGCCTTTTCATCCCTCAGGGCCGATGAAATTACTCAGGACCTTGTGCGTCTCCTCAAGGCCTCGGATACCAGGCTGGCGACTATTGCGCCAGAGGCAGGGTCCCAGCGGCTGAGACAGGTGATCAATAAGAATCTTGATGAAGATGTAATATTGAGGGCGGCAGAGACACTTGTATCAGGCGGGGTCCCGAACCTGAAACTCTACTTCATGCTGGGCCTGCCTTTTGAAGCCGACGAAGACGTCCAGGGCATCGTGAAGCTGGTTGACAAGATCAGGCGCGCTGTCAGGCCGGCCGGCCGGGCAAGGGGTCATATGGGCTCTGTAACAGCGTCAATCAGCACTTTTGTGCCAAAGGCATGGACCCCGATGCAGTGGGCCGGGTCTGTAAAGAGGCCTGCACTTAAACGCAGGAGACGGATACTGCAGAAAGGTCTGCGTAATATGCCAAATGTAAAGTTGCAACTGGACTCTGTGCGTGAAGCCCATTTTCAGACCATATTGAGCAGGGGGGACAGGAGGCTTGCACCTGTTCTGGAGGCAGTGGCACTCAGGGGGGTCACCTGGAGCAAGGCCCTGAAAGAGGCTGCTCTCTCAGCAGATATGTATTGCAGGGCCCTGGATGCGGACATGCCTTTTCCATGGGAGATCATAGGCCACAGGGTGCGCAGGGAATATTTGCGGGAAGAATGGAACAAGGCTTCAGAGGGCAGGGAAACGGCTTTTTGCATCCCCCAAGTCTGTAATAAGTGCGGAGCTTGCTGCATTTGACACTTTCATATAATGCTTAGTTTTGATCGAGTCGGAGAGATGACTGTTGCAGCACTGCTGGCCTCTATAGGTTCGGGCTTTATTGTAGCCTATCAGTATGAGGTGGCGGACCCTTTTGTAACCAGCGTTGCCATTGAAGCAGTACTTCCCTTTGGCGCCTTCTGGAGGGCCCTGCACTTCTGGACCGGTCAGGCCTTTTTACTTCTGCTTATTTATCACGCATGGCAAAGCATCGATGATCTGCCAAAAATCTCCAAGCGGCCTTCGAGTCGCAGACAGTGGACTGTCTTGAGCCTTACCCTCCCTATTGGTATCTTTGTCCTGTTTACCGGATATGTTCTGCGGTATGACGGAACAGGTCAGGCTGCGGGCACAATTGCCGAGCACCTCCTCCTGAAGGTCCCGCTGATTGGATCAGGACTCAACCGTTTTCTGATGGCGTGTACAGATGAAGGTTTAAGCCGTGTCTACCTTCTGCATCTGCTCCTGACTGTCCTGTTGTGGGGTATTGGCACCTGGTATCACACTCGCCGGGTGATACTGAGCCGGAAGATTTTTCTGAGCGTTCTGGCCTGTTCCATCGCAGTGGCCGTTCTGTTTAATGCCCCGATAGACCTTCCGGGGAAAAACATAGATCTGATACAGGGCCCGTGGTTCTTTCTGGGAGTTCAGGAGCTCTTGCGGCATTTTCCGCCGTTCGAAGCCGGAATCCTGTATCCACTGGTGCCTGTGATCGCCTTTGCGTCCCTGCCCTGGGCAGGTAACGAAAAGATACCTCTCTCGATTCTCATAGGATGGCTTGTGACTTACTTCGGCTTGAGCCTGGCCGGATGGTTGAGGTCAGCCTGACATGTCATCCAGGGATTGTGGCAGAGAGTCTCCAGATGCGGCATCTCCAACCTGAAAATTCACAGAATAAATTCCAAAATATACTTAATAGCTGGGAATAGGATACAAAATACCAGTATCGATTTGATCAGCCTGGCCGGGACAAATTTCTGTAACCTTGCTCCGCAATACATGCCGGCAAATCCTCCCATCCCGAACAGGAGGCCCAGTGCCCAATCCGGTGCAACGGCCATGTGAGGATAAAAGGGAGCTATTGCCTGATAAAACAGCACGCCCACAACTGAGGTTACAAAGGTCCCCATCAATGCCGCACCAGCTATAGTATAAACCGGGAGGCAGAAGAAGCTTACAAAGAACGGAGCAATAATGGCCCCTCCTCCTATCCCGTAAATACCGCCGATGATACCAACCGAAAAGCTTAACAGCATTATTCCCATGGCGTTTATATCAAACGTTTGGCCATAGAATTCATAGATAATGCGGGAGATATTGAACTTCTTTACGATAATTCGTGGTAATTGCTTTTGACCTGAAGCGGTTCCGGATTGATTTGATTCATAGTATTCTTTAACTACCTTCTGGAATTGCTCCTCTGCTGACATTCGATGGCCATCGGCCTGCTTTTTCTTAAGCACATCTTTTATCAATCTACCACCAATATATAAGAGGACCAGACCGGCAAACATCTTGAAGTTCTTTGGATCCGGAAGGTACTGTATTCGCAGAATGGCACCGATTAAGACCCCGGGCAGGGTTCCTATTATGACCGCCCATGTGAGCGGCCATACCATTCGGCCTTCCCTGATATATCGATAAACGCCGCTGGGAATGGCAACAATATTGAAAAGATGGTTAGTGGCACTGACTGCCGGGCTGCTGAAACCAAGGAAACTGACCTGGAAGGGCAAGATCAGAAAGGCGCCTGACACACCCCCCATTGAGGTAAAGAAAGAAATAACAAAAGCTACAAGAGGCGGGATCCAGGGACTAACTTGGATATCGGCAATCGGGAAATACATTCAGAAATCCTCAGATAGCCGCCTGCAAAATTCAGGATTCATTATGATTGGCGTTCATAGGTTCAGTTGTTTTGTAAATATTCGGTGAACCCTTTATATCCTGCCTTGAAGCGGTTACCTTTTTCCGGGTTTCAAAGCTCACTCATTGCAGACCGGAGAGGCAGTGCAATCCGGCCCGCGATCGAAACCCTGCAAAAGGTAAACCGCTCCTGCGGCAGGGCACGGATGGCAACTTCCACAGCGGACCGCGGGTTCACCGAATATTTACGTTGCTTTGACCTTACAACTTTGAGGATGTTCCGCCGTAAACAGTTACGAATCAAGCTATTTCTCCCCAAAAAGTGACGCCTTCTAACGTCATTCCTTTTGCATACGCCTTTGCACTTTGGTCTGCCCTGCGGAGGGGCTCGGATATTCTGTATCTGGATGAAAGATTCAGAATTACTTCTATTGACGTTTTCAGGCTTACTCCATGCCCTGGACTGACAAAGACAGGCTTTGTATTGTCCCGTGTTACTAAGACTGCACCGATTACCCCTTTCTCATCCTTGATGAACAGGCAATTCCCTCTCTTCTTATCTATTTTTCCATTGTAATGCATCAAAGTCTCTTTAGCACAACCTATTGAGGGGATGTCAGTATTCACACCAATCCAGCAGGCAACTCCAAAACGTCTTGGATGTGCTATCCCGTGCCCATCCACAATGATCAATTCGGGCTGCAGAGACAGGCGCTTTTTGGCTGCTTCCAGCATTTCCAGCAACAGAGGCCCTTCCCTGAAGCAAAAGAATTGCGGTACGTATGGGACTTCTACCTTTGCAGTACCTACATAAGTGCCAACAATTCCACCTTTCCATTTCTGCACATCCAATGCAATACAGGCCTTATCTTTCACATAGTGGACATCCAGACTAAAAATGATATCATATTCTTGCGGATGGTAACCTGAATCATCGGGCGGAATACACACTTTTTGCGCCAGCTTTTTCTGCAGTTCGGCCAAGTATGTCCTGTTCATTGAGTATCTGTTTTCATTTTGTCATGATCCTGTTATTAATGACCGAATATAAGAGAGGTAAAATATTTTCATCCGTGTATTTTTGAGGTTCGTCATGAAATATTCGTGGCTGTTGATATCAGTCACCTTTAGAGACGGAAACAATTCAGAACCTGCGCACACATATCAGCATAGGCTGTTTCCGAAATCTTACAATAAGACCGGCTTTGGTGCCTTTTTTCTTGTTTTTTTCCTCTTTTTTCATTTATCAGGTTGCGGGCACCGGCATATATCGCCTCCAACAATATCCATTCGGCGATTACCTGCAACCCAGCGTCCCTATGAGGTGAATGGACACGTTTACTATCCCTTGCCCTCTGCCGAAGGCTTTGTGGAGGAAGGGTATGCATCCTGGTATGGAGGCAAGTTTCACGGAAGGCCGACCGCCAGCGGCGAGCCATACAACATGTATGCCATGACTGCTGCCCACCGCATATTGCCCATGAATACATATGTCAGAGTAATCAACCTTGAAAATGGGCGGGAAGTCGTAGCCAGGATCAGCGACCGCGGGCCTTTTGCCAAGAACAGGATTATAGATCTCAGCTATGGGGCAGCCAGGAAGGTGGGGCTGATCGGTCCGGGTGTGGCAAGAGTGAGGATAGAGGCGCTGGGAGAGGTCCGGCCTGGAGCCGGAATTCCCGCGGTATTTAAGCCACACCCTGATTTCAGAAGAGGGAAATTCTATGTACAGGTAGGGGCCTTTTTGGAACCGGATAACGCTTATGCCCTGGGGCGAAAAATAAACAGATATTATAAGGATGTGGCTGTATTTCGCCAACAAAGAGGAGATCAGACCTTTTACCTGGTGCAGGTATTTGCATCCACCGAGTATAATACGGCCAAGGACTTTGAAGCCAGGCTTGAAAGCTCAGGTTTCCCGGAGGCTTTTGTGGTTGCCAGATGAGGTGGAGAGGCCTGTATCTTGCTTGACAGGTATCTCTGTGGGCCGTAATTTAATTAGTAATGATTTGAGCATGATATTGTCGGAGGTATTATTTTTGAGAAAAAGACTGAATGACCGTGGTCTTGCAAGGGGCATTGAGAGAGATTCGGGTTTTACCTTGATCGAGCTCCTGGTAGTGGTGATAATCATCGGACTCTTGGCTTCCCTGGTGGCACCCAAATTTTTCGGAAAGCTGGGAATGAGCAAACAAAAGGCCGCAAAGGCCCAGATCGAGCTCTTTGGCGCCGCCCTTGACGAGTTTCGCCTGGATAACGGTCGTTATCCTGATACTGAGGAGGGCCTTTCGGCCTTGCGGGAAAAGCCGGATGATCTTGAAAACTGGGCCGGGCCCTATCTGCCCAAGGCCGTTCCAAAGGATCCGTGGGGACACGAATACGTCTACAAATCTCCCGGAGAGCACTATGACTATGATCTGATCAGCTACGGCCGTGACGGTGAGCCAGGTGGAGAAGGTGAAGACTCGGACATAGTAAGTTGGAAGTGAAGTAATTGGGTGATCCTGTGAATATTCAAAACGTAGGATCTCGCCTGGTGTCTTTATTCAAAGGGAAAGGCGGGAACGGATTCCAAAACGCAGGCGGCGATCAGGTTCCTGGAGCCGAATCAAACTTAGCGGAGATTTCAGGGCCGGGATTTCCTGAAATAAGTGCGGCTGATTTCCCAGACAAGCCACCCATGATTAATGGGCTGTCTCCGCAGCTAATGCGGCAGTGGCGGGTCGTCACACTGTCCCTGGACGACTCTGAAGCCAGGGTGGCCATGGCCACGCCCCAGGATCTGTACATGAGGGAGCTCCTTGAAAGTATTTACCAGAAGCCGGTCAGGCCCTTTCTCGCCAGTGAAGAGGATATCCTGGCCGCTGTTTACAGGTGGTACGAAGCCGATTCGGACCTGGGAGGAGAGGAGTCAGAGGACGAATCACGCGCTGTTGATGAGCTGTGGGAAGATCCTGAACAGTTGCGGGACCTTGCCTCCGAGGCCCCTGTGATACGTCTTGTAAACCACGTTATCAGCCAGGCCCTTGAAGTAAAGGCCTCAGATATACATTTTGAGCCGTTCAGGGATCTCTTGAAGGTAAGGTTCCGTATAGATGGAGTCCTTCACGACATCGAGACGGTCTCAAAAAGGCTACAGCCTGCGATTACCTCACGGCTGAAGCTTATGGGCAAGATGAATATCGCTGAGATGCGCTTGCCTCAGGACGGGCGCATCAAGGTCCGCGAAGGGCAAAGAGAGATCGACATAAGGGTCTCTTCTCTGCCCACCCTTTTTGGGGAAAGTGTAGTGCTCAGGCTCCTGAACCGGGAGGAGGTCCGGCTGGAACTTGAAACCCTCGGGATTTCAGCCGATATACTGGGAGATTTTGAAAAGATAATTTCAAGGCCCTATGGGCTGGTCCTGGTCACCGGTCCGACCGGCAGCGGGAAGACCACTACTCTTTACGGGGTCATGAACCGCATCAATGCCCCTGACAAGAAGATTGTAACAGTAGAAGACCCGGTTGAGTATCAGCTCGATGGAATAAATCAGATCCAGATCCGTCCTGAGATAGGGTTGGGCTTTGCCTCCGCCCTCCGCAATATCCTCAGGCAGGACCCGGACGTGATACTTATAGGGGAGATCAGGGACGCTGAGACCGCCGAGATTGCCATACAGTCCGCCCTTACCGGACATCTTGTATTTTCTACCCTTCACACAAACGATGCTGCAAGTGCAATTACCAGGTTGCAGGAAATGGGCATCGAGTCTTATCTTTTGTCTTCCTGCCTGCTGGCAGTGATGGCCCAGAGACTGGTGAGGAAGATCTGTCCCCATTGCCGGACTTCCTATGATCTGCCGCCCGGTTTTTTAGATGAGGTAGTTCAGGCCCTTGGAGCGGACAATATCCAGGCCCCATCCGAGGTCTGGCGGGGTAAGGGTTGCGCTCACTGCGCCAATACGGGGTTTTCAGGTCGTACCGGCATATACGAGCTGATCAGGGTGGATGACGAGATAAGAAGAATGATAGTAAAGGGTGCTGACAGCAGCTCAATCCTTTCCAAGGCACAATCCCTGGGCATGAGGACGCTCCGTCAGGACGGCCTTCTAAAGGTCCTTGCAGCTCAGACAACCTTTGAAGAGGTTATGAGAGTCACTAATTAAAATGCCTACCTTTGCTTATGAGGCCCTGGATGTTAAAGGGCAAAAAATTCAGGGGACCGGCGAGGCTTCAAGCCAGGATCTCTTAATTTCTATGCTGATCTCTAAGGGCCTTCAGCCTGTCAGGGTTAAGAGGCTGAAGCGGTTTTATGCTTTGTGGAGCAGGAAAGGGGTCAGGTTCAGACATGATGATCTCCTCTACTTCACCAGGGAATTGGCTGATCTTCTGGAGGCCGGTGTCCCTCTGGAACGGGCTCTGGCCGTCGTGGAAGATGCTGCTGAGCAAAAGACAATACGTGAGCTGATTAATACCATAAGACGGGAGATCCAGGGGGGTAAAAAGCTGTCAGAGGCCTTATCTTCCTATCCGGACATCTTCAACCGCCTCTACATCAATATGATACGGGTTGGGGAGTTGGGAGGTGTCCTCCCCATGGTTCTTAAAAGGTTGGATGGTTTCATCGAGCGTTCAAGAAATATTCGAAAGTTTATTATTACTTCATCGATCTATCCCGGCATCCTGGCCCTTGTGGGCATCCTGTCCGTCTTTATCCTGGTGACCTTTGTAGTGCCAAAGTTTGGCCAGATCTTTGAGGATCTCAATCAGCCTATGCCCCTGGCCACCAGGTTAATAGTCAGGGCCAGCATGTTTCTTCAGTCATGGTGGTGGCTGTTATGCCTGGTTATTCTTGTACTTGGCACCGGTTTTTACTCCTATATCAAGACACCTGATGGAAGGGCCTGGTGGGACAGGGCAGTGCTTCGCCTGCCCTTGGCCGGCTCCATGTTGCTGAAGATAGAACTCGGTCGTCTGGCCCGCACCATGGGTACCTTGCTTGAGAGCGGTGTTCCCATACTCAAGGGTATTTCCCTCTCGGGAGAAGTGGTGTCCAACAGCGTCATACGGGGTGCTGTGGAGGACCTGTATAAGGGGGTCCGCCAGGGAAAGAGTCTCAGTCAGCTTATGAAACAGGCAAAGGTGTTTCCGTCACTCATGGTACATCTGGTGGCTATTGGGGAGGAAACAGGGGCCATGGGGCCCATGCTTCTGAAGATTGCAGATGATCTCGAAGAAAGGGTCCAGCACGATACCAAGGTCTATCTGTCCTTGGTGGAACCTGTAACCATAGTACTGATGGGAATTATTATCGGCGGGATTATCCTGTCCATGCTCCTTGCCATATTCGGTATTAATGATGTGGCCTTATAAAAGGTCAAAGTAACCGTTCAATGGTTCAAAGGTTTACAGTTCAGAGGTTCAAGGGTTTACCGAAAATTTGAACCGTTGATTCGTGAGTTCTGAATGGAGAAGGCATGAGAATAGAACAATAGAGCAATGATAAATCAACAATCAACAATCAACAATCCAATGAGGCATGGCACTTGGCCCGAGACCTAACTCGCAAGGTCAAGGGAAGAAAGGTAACCCTGAACCCTGAACCCTTGAACGGTCACAGGTCAAGGGGTTTTACGCTAATTGAGCTCCTCGTGGTACTGGTACTTATAGGCATTTTCAGTTCCCTGGTCTTTGTGGCAGTTGCCGGCGGGATACTTCGGTCTGAAGAGAGGCGTTTTGTGCAGTCCTTTACACAGACCCTGGTCCGCGCCAGGTCCGCAGGTCTGGGTAGAGGCGAGGCAGTCAGGTTTTTGATTGATGGTGAGAGCAGGACCTTTTGTGTTGAAGGTCTCAAATGGCAGGATATACCCGAGTCCATAAAGGTAGAAGGCAAGGGAGTGGGCGCAGTGGAACCAGGTATCCATGCCGTGACCTTTTATCCTGACGGAAGCTCAAGCGGCGGTGAGATTGACCTCAAGTGGGAAGGAGGTCGCATGGACCGGATAGTGATAGACAGGTTCCTGGGGCTGGTAGGCATGGAGCGCATTTCATCGTGACAATCACTAAATCGTCAAATCGTCAAATCGTCAAATCGTCAGGTTTTACCCTCATAGAGGTCCTGGTTGCCACGGCAATAATGGGTATCGCGCTTGGAGTGCTGCTTTCCGGCTTTGCGCAGGGCCACAGGCAGGCCTTCAGGGGCGACATGGCCAGAGAGGCAGCGTATATAGCAGAGTCCGTGCTTTATGGATTGCTCCATGAGCCTGAATCCCTGTCTCCGGGTGAGGAGGACGTAAAAGATCATCCCGGATGGAGCTATAAGGTGGAAGTTCGGGACCTGGTCTTGAAGATAACGGTCCAGGACCAGGAAGAGAAAGAGATCGAGATCCCCGAACTGAAGGAGCTTATTCTTACCGTACAACCTCCGTATAATGCACATCCTTTTGTATTGACCAGCTGGATACCGGCAGAGCAGATATGAGGAAAAAATCAATCACCAGATCCTCAGGCTTTACCCTGCTTGAACTCCTGATCTCAGTCACCCTCATTGCCGTGCTGGTCCTCATACTTTCCATGGCTGTCCGTACAGGACTGAGGGCCTACAGCAGGGGTAAAAAGATCAACAAACGTCTGATAGTTGTATCCTCCATTGAAGGACTTTTGGGAAGACAGCTCAGGGCCGTGGTGGCGGACGGATCTGATCTCAAGGATTTTTCCGAGTTTAATGGGAAAGAGAACGAGATATCCTTTGTGACTACCCACGTACCGCTTGGTTCCCAGGCAGGTGGCCTTTTCAGGGTAGTTTATCGTTTTGATGAAAAAAGAAAAAAGCTCATCTATGCCCAGAAGGTCATCACCAGGCCCGAAGACCTGAAAGAACCCCTTCCTGACAACATAGATCAGGAAGATAAAGAGGACCTGA contains:
- a CDS encoding histone-lysine N-methyltransferase; protein product: MAKWNPGRGLLDRQGGEYWNFNLQDVSQPNLMRDIYPYDDVCKIDFDHKHMMPSPCANMLVTDTTFRDGQQARPPYTVKQISDIFDLLHRMGGPKGIIRQSEFFLYTSKDKEAVDICREKGYDFPQITGWIRAKAEDLKRVKEMGLNETGILTSASDYHIYLKLKKTRAQAMEDYLAIVKAALDLGIVPRCHFEDITRADIYGFCVPFAIELMKLRQESGIDIKIRLCDTLGYGVTYPGAALPRSVPRLVRAMIDDAGVPGELLEWHGHNDFHKTVINATTAWLYGCDAINGTLLGFGERTGNTPIEAVLIERIALRGTDDGIDTRAITEMARYFERELDVHIPRNYPLVGENFNATSAGIHADGLLKNEEIYNIFNTEKILGRPVAVIISDKSGTAGIAHWINAHRELDGRQRIDKRHPGVVQIYKHVMREYEQGRVTSMSNEEMHILARKYLPELFISEFDKLKHKAHELAFHLVEELIDRKEIRSMDPVLARPVFEQVLDDNPFIQFLYVVNADGRKITQNFTHLEDRAKYANYQLDSDFSARPWFIEPIKDGNIHVTDFYTSRITGALCITVSGPIRNDEDEIVGILGIDLRFEDLAKMEQESEE
- a CDS encoding radical SAM protein; amino-acid sequence: MKTSQRWSRNPRNEKGSVRKKWAGRISIALIFPDAYSVGMSNLGLQSVYAGLNAENRVVTERFFVPNRLWLSEESGRPLKDFDLILFSVSFESNYQNMVKALEAAGLSLRSENRLDQEPIVLAGGIATQINPEPVAPFVDAFLLGDFEAISGAFVSCLPELTDRSLSRTERLKRLADNIPGVYVPSAYRPLYNASGDLVEWEYERGFSFPVVPAIFSPDSQFQIPQVPHTGILSPYSVFPNMFLIEFARGCGKGCRFCAAGFVYRPPRQWPIESLNAALQECKDTDRVGLVGLEFLGREEIGQLCRRLLDKGLKLAFSSLRADEITQDLVRLLKASDTRLATIAPEAGSQRLRQVINKNLDEDVILRAAETLVSGGVPNLKLYFMLGLPFEADEDVQGIVKLVDKIRRAVRPAGRARGHMGSVTASISTFVPKAWTPMQWAGSVKRPALKRRRRILQKGLRNMPNVKLQLDSVREAHFQTILSRGDRRLAPVLEAVALRGVTWSKALKEAALSADMYCRALDADMPFPWEIIGHRVRREYLREEWNKASEGRETAFCIPQVCNKCGACCI
- a CDS encoding endonuclease V; translated protein: MNRTYLAELQKKLAQKVCIPPDDSGYHPQEYDIIFSLDVHYVKDKACIALDVQKWKGGIVGTYVGTAKVEVPYVPQFFCFREGPLLLEMLEAAKKRLSLQPELIIVDGHGIAHPRRFGVACWIGVNTDIPSIGCAKETLMHYNGKIDKKRGNCLFIKDEKGVIGAVLVTRDNTKPVFVSPGHGVSLKTSIEVILNLSSRYRISEPLRRADQSAKAYAKGMTLEGVTFWGEIA
- a CDS encoding septal ring lytic transglycosylase RlpA family lipoprotein, producing the protein MKYSWLLISVTFRDGNNSEPAHTYQHRLFPKSYNKTGFGAFFLVFFLFFHLSGCGHRHISPPTISIRRLPATQRPYEVNGHVYYPLPSAEGFVEEGYASWYGGKFHGRPTASGEPYNMYAMTAAHRILPMNTYVRVINLENGREVVARISDRGPFAKNRIIDLSYGAARKVGLIGPGVARVRIEALGEVRPGAGIPAVFKPHPDFRRGKFYVQVGAFLEPDNAYALGRKINRYYKDVAVFRQQRGDQTFYLVQVFASTEYNTAKDFEARLESSGFPEAFVVAR
- the gspG gene encoding type II secretion system protein GspG, encoding MILSEVLFLRKRLNDRGLARGIERDSGFTLIELLVVVIIIGLLASLVAPKFFGKLGMSKQKAAKAQIELFGAALDEFRLDNGRYPDTEEGLSALREKPDDLENWAGPYLPKAVPKDPWGHEYVYKSPGEHYDYDLISYGRDGEPGGEGEDSDIVSWK